One Hordeum vulgare subsp. vulgare chromosome 4H, MorexV3_pseudomolecules_assembly, whole genome shotgun sequence DNA window includes the following coding sequences:
- the LOC123446758 gene encoding calcium uniporter protein 4, mitochondrial-like, translated as MAFRRTIARSIWAAKNAATCAAAVPKPPPPIRPARQTLPAVEDCPTLAFLRPRPVTARYSTVSVPLPHHCFPAFPVGDQLFSRLVDGLTPPPAAVAWRPVETGVTLQEAMKVARAAEMEAARATLRANPQSVVSRSEYAALCVDIAGGAEGGRRLAAALDESGVVIVLADAVFLRPDQVAKAIGSMLPAPSAAGDDDAEELRALERQKAAIDAKASAQVRRELWCGLGLLAAQTLGFMRLTFWELSWDVMEPVCFYVTSIYFMSGYTFFMRTATEPSFEGFYRSRFASRQRRLMRARNFDVARYNALKQGERRGGSGSADHGDCDADVFRHATHAHQ; from the coding sequence ATGGCGTTCCGCAGAACCATTGCTCGGAGCATATGGGCAGCCAAGAACGCGGCCACCTGTGccgcggccgtgcccaagccgccgCCTCCCATCCGCCCGGCGAGGCAGACCCTGCCGGCGGTGGAGGACTGCCCCACGCTCGCATTCCTGCGCCCGCGCCCGGTCACCGCCCGCTACTCCACCGTGTCCGTCCCGCTCCCGCACCATTGCTTCCCCGCCTTCCCCGTCGGCGACCAGCTGTTCAGCCGCCTCGTCGACGGGCTCACGCCGCCGCCTGCGGCCGTGGCGTGGAGGCCCGTGGAGACGGGCGTGACGCTGCAGGAGGCCATGAAGGTGGCGAGGGCGGCGGAGATGGAGGCGGCGCGCGCCACGCTGAGGGCCAACCCCCAGAGCGTCGTGTCCAGGTCCGAGTACGCGGCGCTCTGCGTCGACATTGCGGGCGGCGCGGAGGGCGGGCGCAGGCTCGCCGCGGCGCTCGACGAGTCCGGggtcgtcatcgtcctcgccGACGCCGTCTTCCTCCGCCCAGACCAGGTCGCGAAGGCGATCGGGAGCATGCTGCCGGCGCCGTCCGCGGCCGGCGACGACGACGCCGAGGAGCTGCGCGCGCTGGAGCGGCAGAAGGCCGCCATCGACGCCAAGGCGTCGGCGCAGGTGCGGCGCGAGCTGTGGTGCGGGCTGGGCCTGCTGGCGGCGCAGACGCTGGGGTTCATGCGGCTCACGTTCTGGGAGCTGTCGTGGGACGTGATGGAGCCCGTGTGCTTCTACGTCACGTCCATCTACTTCATGTCCGGCTACACCTTCTTCATGCGGACGGCCACGGAGCCGTCCTTCGAGGGCTTCTACCGGAGCCGCTTCGCGTCCAGGCAGCGCCGCCTCATGCGTGCCCGCAACTTCGACGTCGCCCGGTACAACGCTCTCAAGCAAGGGGAGCGGCGCGGCGGCTCCGGCTCTGCGGATCACGGCGACTGCGACGCCGACGTGTTTAGGCACGCCACGCACGCACATCAGTAG
- the LOC123446759 gene encoding pathogenesis-related thaumatin-like protein 3.5: MEAARIASLLLLLGAVWSRAQPGADAAGTTVFTLRNNCTYTIWPATLSGNSAVAVGGGGFELAPGANVSFPAPTGWSGRLWARTGCVAAASGASLACATGDCGGAVRCTLGGAPPVTLAEFTLGGADGKDFYDVSLVDGYNVGIGVAATGTRVNSSTCGYAGCVGDVNALCPAELQVAGKEGAQEGKTVACRSACEAFGAAEYCCTGAHGGPDSCGPTKYSTLFKAACPAAYSYAYDDPTSTFTCGAGAQYLITFCPAQ; encoded by the exons ATGGAAGCCGCACGGATCGCgtcccttctgctcctcctcg GGGCCGTTTGGTCACGCGCCCAGCCTGGCGCCGACGCGGCCGGCACGACGGTCTTCACGCTGCGCAACAACTGCACCTACACGATCTGGCCGGCCACATTGTCCGGCAACAGCGCCGTCGCCGTCGGGGGCGGCGGCTTCGAGCTCGCTCCCGGCGCCAACGTCTCATTCCCCGCCCCAACGGGTTGGTCCGGCCGGCTCTGGGCGCGGACCGGCTGcgtcgccgccgcctccggcGCGTCCCTCGCCTGCGCCACGGGCGACTGCGGCGGCGCCGTGCGCTGCACCCTCGGCGGGGCGCCCCCCGTCACGCTCGCCGAGTTCACCCTCGGGGGCGCCGACGGCAAGGACTTCTACGACGTGAGCCTGGTGGACGGGTACAACGTCGGCATCGGCGTGGCGGCCACGGGAACCAGGGTGAACTCCTCGACGTGCGGCTACGCCGGGTGCGTGGGCGACGTGAACGCGCTATGCCCCGCGGAGCTGCAGGTGGCCGGCAAGGAAGGCGCGCAGGAGGGGAAGACGGTGGCGTGCCGGAGCGCGTGCGAGGCGTTCGGGGCGGCCGAGTACTGCTGCACAGGCGCGCACGGCGGGCCGGACAGCTGCGGGCCGACCAAGTACTCGACGCTGTTCAAGGCGGCGTGCCCAGCCGCGTACAGCTACGCCTACGACGATCCCACCAGCACCTTCACCTGCGGCGCCGGGGCGCAGTACCTCATCACCTTTTGCCCCGCGCAGTAG